In the genome of Pusillimonas sp. T7-7, the window GCGCCGCAATCCCGACCTGAAGTGGCGCCAGCATCCTGAGTCGCTGCAGGCCTTATGCGATACCCAGGCCAGCATATTGCGCCAGGCTTCGCGCTGCGTGGCTCCGGGTGGCCGTCTGGTTTATGCAACATGCAGCATCCTGCCTGAAGAAAATGAAGAGCAAATTGAGCGCTTTTTAGCTGAAAATCCCGACTTTATCGTGCTTGATGCATGCAAAATCGCGGCAGATCGTTGTGAAAATCTGACACTTGAAGGGCCTTTTTTACGCTTGCGCCCGGATATTCATCAGACCGACGGTTTTTTTGCCGCTGTGCTCGAACGAAAGAAGGAAACTCCAGTCAAAAAAGAAGCCCAGACGGCTGAAAAGGCCGCAGAAGGCCAGAACGGCGAAATGGATTGAAACAGCGGCTTTACGGCAGTTGTTCCGTAGAGGCTATATATTGGCTTTTACGCTGCGGTTATTTTGGGCAAGAGAGGGGCTGATTGCTTCCTAATTCCTTGATCTAGCTCAAAACTATTTTGCAATTCTACTGTCATATAGCAGTCAAGTGAGCTACACTTTTTGTTGTTCTAACACGAGGCCTTTACAGGTTTATGGACCAAATACTTAATTTTCTAAAAGACGGCCTGCTCCAGTTTTCATGGTGGCAGGTTGCCCTGGCCGCTCTGGTGCTTACACACATCACCATTGTTGGCGTAACCGTCTTTCTGCATCGTAGCCAGGCGCACCGCGGGCTCGACCTGCACCCGGCCGTCATGCACTTTTTCCGCTTCTGGCTGTGGCTGACCACCGGCATGGTCACCAAAGAATGGGTGGCCATCCACCGCAAGCACCACGCCAAATGCGAAAAAGAAGGCGATCCCCACTCACCGGTGGTGTTTGGCCTGGGCAAAGTGTTTTTCCGTGGCGCAGAACTGTACCGCGAAGAAGCCACCAACCCCGAAACCCTGAAGCGCTTCGGTCACGGCACCCCCGACGACTGGATTGAGCGCAATCTGTACACCAAGCACAGCTTGCTGGGCATTCTGATCATGCTGGGCATAGACCTGGCCCTGTTCGGCGTGCTGGGCGTAACGGTATGGGCCGTACAAATGGCCTGGATCCCCTTTTGGGCTGCAGGCGTCGTCAATGGTATCGGGCACGCCTGGGGCTATCGCAACTTTGCCAGCCCCGACACCAGCACCAATGTGGTGCCCTGGGGCATTATCATTGGCGGTGAAGAACTGCACAACAATCACCACGCCTATGGCACATCGGCCAAGTTCTCGACCAAGTGGTACGAGTTCGACTTGGGCTGGCTTTATATTTCGATACTAAGCTTCTTGGGGCTTGCCACGGTCAAGAAACGTGCGCCCAAGCTCAAGCTTGAAGCGCCCAAACCTATGGCCGATGCCAGCACCTTGCAAGGCGTGATCACTCACCGCTACGAGATCCTGGCCCGCTACACCGACCTGGTCAAGAAATCGGCCGGCGAAGAGCTGAACAAGCTCAGAAGCAGCCGCAAGGAAGGCAGCCCCGATTGCAGCTGGACCTTGCTCAGCCGCTGCAAAGACTGGATCACCAGCAACGACGACGCTCTGGAACCCGCGCAGCGCGAACAGGTAGACACCGTACTGGCTCAGAACCAGTCGCTGTCCACCCTGGTGCAAATGCGACGAGAGCTCGTCCGCCTGTGGGAAAGCTCCAGCTCCAGCAGCGAACAGCTGTTGGCCGATCTGCAAGCCTGGTGCCAGCGTGCACAACAAAGCGGCATCGAAGGGCTTGAGCAGTTTGCTTACCGGTTGCGCCGCTACGCGGCATGATAGACAGTCTTAATCCGCAACAACAAGCCGCTGTCACTCTCCCTCCCGCCCACGCGCTGGTTCTGGCTGGCGCGGGCAGCGGGAAAACCCGGGTCCTGACCACACGCATGGCCTGGCTGATACAAACCAGCCAGGCCAGCCCTTTTGGGCTGATGGCGGTTACCTTCACCAACAAGTCGGCGCGTGAAATGCTCACGCGCCTTTCTGCCTTGCTGCCCATCAATACACGGGGTATGTGGGTAGGAACATTCCACGGCTTGTGCAATCGTCTGCTGCGTGCTCATCACCGCGACGCCGGGCTGCCGCAAACCTTTCAAATACTCGATAGCGCCGATCAGCTGGCCTCCATCAAGCGTTTGCTCAAGGGCGCGGGTATAGACGACGAAAAGTTTCCGCCGCGCGACGTGCAGCGCTTCATCAATGGCGCCAAGGAAGATGGCCAGCGACCCGCCGATGTCGAAATCTACGACGCGCATCGGCGCCGCCTGGTCGATATCTACCAACTGTATCAGGATCAGTGCGAGCGCGAAGGCGTGGTCGACTTTGCCGAGCTATTGCTGCGCGCCTACGAACTGCTGCAACGTAATGCGCCCATACGCGAACACTATCAGCGTCGCTTCCAGCATATTCTTGTCGACGAGTTCCAGGACACCAATATGCTGCAATACCGCTGGCTGATCTTGCTGGCGGGTGGTGGCGCCCACATGTTTGCCGTGGGTGACGACGATCAGTCCATTTACGCCTTCCGGGGGGCGAATGTGGGCAATATGGCTGATTTCGAACGCGATTATGCAAAAGGCAACGTCATCCGCCTGGAGCAAAACTATCGTTCATACGGGCATATCCTGGACTCGGCCAATGCCCTGATCGCGCATAACAGCGCAAGGCTGGGCAAGAATCTGTGGACGGAGCAGGGCGAGGGCGAGCCGGTGCGAGTGATCGAGCAGGCTTCCGACCTGCTGGAAGCGCAGTGGATTATTGATGAAATCAAGGCGCTGATCAACGATGGCCGCTTGCGCCGTGAGATTGCCGTCTTGTATCGCAGCAATGCACAGTCGCGCATTATCGAGCACGCACTGTTTTCGGCCGGCGTACCCTATAAAGTTTATGGCGGCCTGCGCTTTTTCGAGCGGCAGGAAGTCAAGCACGCCCTGGCTTATTTAAGGCTTATGGACAACCCCCATGACGATACCTCATGGTTGCGGGTGGTTAATTTCCCGACGCGGGGCATAGGCGCGCGCACACTGGAACAACTGGCCGATGTGGCCAGGCAGCAGGGCGGCAGCCTGTTCCGCGCGGTACCGGCCATGTCGGGCAAGGGCGGCAACAACCTGGCCCGTTTCGCCGAACTGATTCAGCAAATGGCGCACGAGGCGCAAGTGCTGTCGCTACCCGAGCTGATTGAGCATGTGGTGCATCACAGCGGCCTGCTGGAACATTATCAGAATGATCGTGAAGGCGCTGACCGCCTGGAAAACTTACAGGAACTGGTCAATGCCGCCGCCGCTTTTGTGGCCGAGGCAAACTTTGAAGGTTTGCCGGCGGGGCGCATTCCAGACGATGCACTGGCCGCTGCGAGCCTGGGTGCGGATGCCTCCGAGGCCTTGGCCGCGATGTCGCCACTGGCGGCGTTTCTGACGCATGCTTCGCTGGAAGCCGGTGATAACCAGGCGCAGGCAGGCCAGGATGCTGTCCAACTCATGACGGTGCACGCAGCCAAGGGGCTGGAGTTTGATTCGGTGTTCATTACGGGCGTCGAGGAAGGCCTGTTCCCGCACGAAAACAGTTTGCTGGAAGCCGCGGGGCTGGAAGAAGAGCGGCGCTTGATGTACGTGGCCATTACACGGGCGCGCGAGCGTTTGTACCTGACTTTGGCGCAAAGCCGGATGCTGCATGGGCAAACACGCTACGCGATGCGTTCGCGTTTTCTGGACGAGATTCCCGATGAGCATCTTAAATGGTTGACGCCGCGCGAAGGCAGGGCGCCTGTGCAGGCACAGCAAAATGCCTGGAGTGGTGCGTTTCGCCGTGGCAATACGTTTAATCAGTCTGGCGGCAGCAGTATGGCGCCGCGTGCTCCTCGCAGTCTGACGACGGGTGTTACTGTGGGCGCGCAGGAGTTTCGCATTGGCACGGGTGTGCGGCATGTGAAATTCGGTGAAGGCACTGTGATTGGGCTGAGCGGCCTGGGGCAGGATGCGCAGGCGCAGATTCAGTTTCGCGATGTCGGAACGAAGACGCTGGCGCTGGGGGTGGCCAAGCTGGAGATCGTGGCGGGCTGACCCGAGTGCTTTGGCGGGGCGGTCGTAGACTACGTTACCGTCAACGCTTCCAGCTCTTCCTGCAGCATCAGCCATTCCTCTTCAAGCTGACCGTGCTTTTTACTCAACTCGCCGTGCTCTTCAAGCACCTTCAGCCGCTCGTCGCGACGTGCATCTGAATAAAACTCAGGGTCGGCAATCAAGGCGTTAAGCACCTGCAAACGCTGGCCAGCACGCTCCATATCGGCATCCACCTTCTTCAACTTGGCATCCAGCGGCTTGCGCAGCAGGGCCAGGCGCTGCCGCTCTTCGGCTTCCTGACGGCGCTGCGCCTTGCGATCAACCACCGCATCGCCTTGGCTGGCATCATCATTGCTATTGCGCGCCTCCGATCGTGCCTGCGCACTGCGGGCCGCCAGCCAATCCCGGTAGTCTTCCAGATCGCCATCAAACTCCTGCACCCGGCCATCGGCCACAATCCAGAAACTGTCGACGGTGGTGCGCAGCAGATGACGGTCGTGGGACACCAACAGCACGCTGCCGGCGAACTCGGCCAGGGCTGTGGCCAATGCTTCACGGGTATCCACATCCAGGTGGTTGCTGGGCTCGTCGAGCAAGAGCAGATTGGGTTTTTGCCAGACGATCAGCGACAGCGCCAGGCGCGCTTTTTCGCCGCCCGACATGGGTGCGATCTTGCTGATAACCGTATCGCCGCTGAAGCCGAAACCGCCCAGATAGTTGCGCAACTCTTGCTCGCGGGTTTGCGGCGCAAGGCGTACCAAGTGTTGCAAGGGGGTGGCGTCGGGATCCAGCATGTCGAGCTGGTGCTGCGCAAAATAGCCTATTTCCAGGCCTTTGGATGCGCGGCGTTCGCCTGCCAGCACCGGCAATTCTTCCGCCAGAGTTTTGATCAGCGTACTTTTTCCGGCGCCGTTCACGCCCAGCACGCCTATGCGGGCGCCGCCCCGGACCATCAGTTGTATGTGGCTGAGCACGGTGCGCGCCTGGTCGGCGCCTCCGGTATAGCCGGTCGAGACATCGTCCAGCACCAGCAAGGGGTCTGGCATGCTGGTGGGTTCGGGAATGCGTATATCTATGCCCGATTCCGCCTGCAAGGGCGCCAGGGTTTCCATGCGGGCCAGCGCCTTGACGCGGCTTTGCGCCTGCTTGGCCTTGGTGGCCTTGGCCTTGAAACGGTCAATAAAGCTTTGCAGCCGGGCGGTTTCACGGGTCTGTCTGTCCCAGGCCAGGCGGGTCTGACGCAGGCGCTCGGCGCGCTGTGTCAGGAAGTCTTCATAGCCGCCGCGATAACGCAGCAGCTTGGCCTGGTCGAAATGCAAAATGACGGAGGCGACCGAATCCAAGAACTCGGTGTCGTGCGAAATCAGCAGGACAGTACCCTGGTAGGCAGCCAGCCAGCGCTCCAGCCACAGCATCGCATCCAGATCCAGGTGGTTGGTGGGTTCGTCCAGCAGCAACAATTCAGACGGTGCCATCAGTGCCCGGGCCAGTGCCAGGCGCATCTGCCAGCCGCCCGAAAAACTATTGACGGGATTCATCCACTGGCCAGGTGCAAAGCCCAGGCCGGCCAGCAACTGCTCGGCACGCGAAGGCGCGCTCCAGGCATCGGCCTCGACCAACGCCGACTCCAGCTCGGCGATGCGGTGGCCGTCGCTGTCGGGTGTGGCGGCTCGTTCCGTCTGCAAGGCACGCAAATGCCGGTCGCCGTCAATCACGAATTCCCGGGCGGGCAAATCATTGTGGCTGATTTCCTGGTCGACGCTGGCTATGCGCCAGCCCGGCGGGACGAGCAGCGAGCCGGCGTCAGCGTCCAGCCGGCCTTGCAGCACGGCAAACAAGGTGGATTTGCCCGCCCCGTTCTTGCCGACGATACCTACCCGTTCTCCGGGATTGATGACGAAATCAGTGCCGTCGAGCAGCACCTTGACGCCGCGCCTGACGGTCAGGCCAGTAGCGCGGATCACGAAGCAAGTTGCTCGCGGGTGAGCAGCAGTATTTGGTCGTCGGTGTTTTCGGTGCTGAGCCAGACCGGGTCCAGCTCAGGAAAGGCGGCCAGGAAGTTTTGATATTCGTGACCGATCTCGAGCACCAGCAGGCCGTCGGGGGCCATGAAAGCGGGCGCTTGCTGCAACAGGCGGCGTATAAGGTCCATGCCGTCGTCGCCCCCGGCCAGCGCCATGGTGGGCTCGTGCCGGTATTCCTGGGGCAGGTGCTCCATGGAGTGGTTGTTGACGTAAGGCGGGTTGCAGATAATCAACTTGTATTCACAGTCGGGCAGTTGTTCAAACAAATCGCTGCAATGCGTGGTGATGCGTCCGTCCAGCCCCGATAGTTCGATGTTTTCGTCGGCGACCTCAAGGGCGTGTTCCGACAGGTCGACCGCATCGACCTGGGCATTGGGAAAGGCCAATGCCGCCAGCACCGCCAGACAGCCCGAGCCAGTACATAGATCCAGCACGAAATCAACGTCGTCGGCATCGGCGACCCAGGGAGCCAGGCCGTCGTCGAGCAGTTCTGAAATAGGCGAGCGAGGAATGATCACACGCTGGTCCACCACAAAGCGGTGACCTTGCAGCCAGGCTTCGCCGGTCAGGTAGGCGGCGGGAACATGCTCGGTAATGCGCCGTTCCAGCAGCTTCAAGTAGCGCTCCCGCTCGGCGGGCAGTACGCGTGCATCAAGGAAAGGGTCCAGCATGTCGAGCGGCAGGTGCAAGCTGTGCAGCAGCAGATAGACGGCTTCGTCCCAGGCATTGTCGCTGCCGTGTCCGAAAGACAGGCGGGACGCATTGAACTGGCTGACGGTATAACGCAGCAAGTCGCGTACTGTGCGCAGTTTTTTACTGGCGATGTGATGCATGGCGGCTCCTGTGGGCGGGTAGATGTGCTGTTGGGCTGGCATCCGCAGCACACTAGTCGGGCAACAGATGTTCTAGCGTACGACGATAGATGTTTTTCAGTGGCTCCAGTGTATCAAGTCGTACGTGCTCGTTCACTTGATGGATACTGGCATTGATGGGGCCAAACTCAATGACTTGTGGACATATTTTGGCAATAAAGCGGCCGTCCGAGGTGCCGCCTGTGGTTGACAGCTGCGTTATGACGCCGGTTTCGTCAAGAATGGCTTGCGACATGGCCGTGCTGAGTTCGCCTTTGGGCGTCAGGAACGGCTCGCCGCCTTGCGTCCAGTCCAGATCATAGTCCAGCTTGTGCTTGTGCAAAATGGCGGCGACACGCGCTTTCAGTGTGTCAGGTGTGCTGGCCGTGGAAAAGCGGAAGTTGAAATCCAGCACGGCGGCGCCTGGCACCACATTGGTGGCGCCTGTGCCCGCATGCAGATTCGATACCTGGAAGGTCGTGGCCGGAAAATACTCGTTGCCTTCGTCCCATTGCTCAGCCGTCAGTTCGACCAGCGCCGGCCCCAGCAAATGTATGGGGTTGCGGGCCAGATGCGGGTACGCCACATGCCCCTGCTTGCCCTTGATCGTAAGCTTGCCGGATAAAGAGCCGCGTCGCCCGTTCTTGACGGTATCCCCCAGGGTGTCGACAGATGTCGGTTCGCCCACGATGCAGTAGTCCAGTTGTTCGCCGCGCTGCGCCAGAGCCTGGCATACCTTGACCGTGCCATCAACAGAAGGGCCTTCTTCGTCAGAGGTGATCAGCAATGCAATGGAGCCGGAATGCTGCGGGTGGGCGGCCACGAACTCTTCGACCGCCACCATGAAGGCGGCGATAGAGCTTTTCATGTCGGCGGCGCCGCGGCCATACAGATTGCCGCCGCGCTCGGTCGGTGTGAACGGGTCGCTGTCCCAGCGGTCGAGCGGTCCGGTAGGCACGACATCGGTGTGGCCGGCGAACACCAGCAACGGCGCGGCGGTACCGCGCCTGGCCCACAAGTTGACCACATCGCCGAAGGCCAGGGTTTCACAGTTGAAGCCGGCGGCCGTCAAGCGGCTGGCCAGGGCTTGCTGGCAACCCAGGTCGTCGGGCGTCACGGAGGGCCGCGAGATCAGTTCTTTGGCCAGTTGCAGAGTGGGGGAGTCGGACATCAGGCCCTCAGCAGGTCGTTGATGCTGGTTTTGGATCGTGTTTGCGCGTCGACGCGTTTGACGATGACGGCGCAAGCCAGGCTGTGTGAACCGTCGGCGGCGGGCAGTGAGCCCGGCACGACGACCGAGCCTGAAGGGACGCGTCCGTATGTAACCGTGCCGGTGACGCGATCGTAGATCTTGGTGCTTTGGGAAAGAAAGACGCCCATGGCCAATACGGAATTTTCTTCAACGATCACGCCTTCGACGATTTCGGAGCGTGCGCCAATAAAGCAGTTGTCTTCGATAATGGTGGGATTGGCCTGTAGCGGTTCCAGCACGCCGCCTATACCCACACCGCCGGACAAATGCACGTTCTTGCCGATCTGTGCGCAAGAACCCACTGTGGCCCAGGTATCGACCATGGCGCCCTCATCGACATAGGCGCCGACATTGACGTAAGAGGGCATCAACACCACATTCTTGCCAATGAACGCGCCTCTGCGGGCGACCGCCGGCGGCACTACGCGGAACCCGCCTTGGGCGAAGGCGGCGGCATCGTAGTCCTGGAACTTGGTGTCGACCTTGTCGTAGAACTGCAGTGAACCCTGGCCCATGACTTTGTTGTCTTCCAGCCTGAACGACAGCAGCACGGCCTTCTTGACCCACTGATGCACCACCCAGTCTCCGGAGATTTTTTCAGCAACACGCAATTGACCAGCGTCCAGCGCGGCCAGGGTTGCTTGCACGGCGGCGCGTACGTCGGCGTGTCCAGAGATGGGAGAGAGGTCGGCGCGGTTGTCCCATGCTTCCTCGATGGTGCTCTGCAGGTTTTTATTCATAGAAGTACTCGTTGAGGGTTAAGAAAAGCTTCAGTGTCTGGCGTTCACAAAATCGGCAATACGCTGGGCGCCTTCGATGCATTGCTGCTTAGGTGCGACCAGTGCAAGGCGTATCCGGTTGGCCCCGGGGTTGACTCCGTGAGCCTCTCGGGCCAGAAAGCTGCCTGGCAGTGCGGTAACACCGGTGGCGCCGTATAGATCACGCACAAAATCGGTGTCGGAGCAGGGGGTTTGCGCCCACAGATAAAAAGAGGCATCGGGCCGGCTGACGCCCAGTACAGGTTCAAGTATGGGCAGGACTGCGTCGAATTTTTCACGGTACAGCCGCCGATTGTCGACGACATGAGCTTCATCGTTCCAGGCCGCAATGCTGGCCTGCGATACCACGGGGCTCATGGCGCTGCCGTGGTAGGTGCGATACAGCAGGAATTGTGCAATGAGCCGGGCGTCGCCCGCGACAAAGCCCGAGCGCAGGCCGGGTACATTGGATCGTTTGGACAGGCTGGAAAAGCACACCAGGCTGCGGTAATCGTTGCGTCCCAGCAAGCTGGCGGCCTGCAGGCCGCCCAAAGGCTTGTTGGCTTCGTCGAAATAGATTTCGGAATAACACTCGTCAGAAGCAATGACAAAGCCATGCTCGTCAGACAAGGCAAACAAAGTTTGCCATTCATGCAATGACATGACGTTTCCGGCCGGGTTGCCAGGCGAGCATACGAACAGCAACTGTGTTTTGCGCCATATGTCTGCCGGCACCGAAGCCCAGTCATAGCCAAAGTTCAACTGGGCCTGTGCATTGATGTAGTAAGGGCGGGCGCCCGCCAGCAAGCTTGCGCCTTCGTATATTTGATAAAAAGGATTGGGGCAAACCGTGATCGCGTCGGCGTTTGGGTCGATGACCGCCTGGGCGAAGGCGAAAAGCGCCTCGCGCGAGCCCAGCGCAGGCAGCACCTGGGTATCGGCGTCTGGCGCAGTAATGTCGTAGCGCCGGGCGATCCAGTTGGAGATGGTGGATCGCAGCAATGCATCGCCCTTGGTCGGCGGATAAACCGACAAGCCTGCCATGGCGTCCTGCATGGCCTGGGAAATCAGTGCCGGGGTGGCATGCTTGGGTTCGCCTATGGAAAGGCTGATGGGCGCAAGCGCCGCTGGCGGCGACCCGGCCTGCGCAAGCAACTGCCTCAACTTTTCAAAAGGGTAAGGGTGCAGTGCGCTAAGTCGGGGGTTCATGTTTGCCGCAGTATAAGGCTGCAAGCCGGCTGTGTAGCAAGCTGCAATGCCGGCAAGCATGCTGTGGTGCGAACGGAGAGACTCGAACTCTCACACCTCTCGGCGCCAGAACCTAAATCTGGTGCGTCTACCAATTCCGCCACGTTCGCTAAAGTAAGCCAAGCATTATAGCTTTTTTTTAAAGTGACGCAATAGGTCCTTTCTCTGGGTGCAGACCTTGCTTGCGCAGCGCGCTCAATATACCGACGGCTCGCCTTCCGGACGGCGCTTGAAGCGTCGGTGCACCCAGTAATATTGGTCTGGCGTCTGGCGTATGCGCTCTTCCAGGAATTGATTCATATGCAGCGCATCGGCGCTGGCATCGCCGCTGGGGAAATTATCCAGCGGTTTGAATATATTCAGCTTGTAGCCTTTATAGTCCGGCAACACCTCGGCCACAAACGGAACGACCCGTGCGCCGCTGAGCTGGGCCAGGCGCGATACGGCCGTCAGGGTGCAGGCCTGAACGCCGAAAAACGGCACAAAGACGGAGTCGCGCAGGCCGAAGTCCATGTCGGCCGCCAGCATAATGGGCTTGCCCGACTTCAGAACCTTCAGGATCTCGCGGGCGCTTCCGTGGCGGGAAATCATTTCCGTTCCGAAGCGCGCTCGTTGCGTACGCGATATGGTGTCGGTGACGCTGTCTGACATGGGGGTATATATAGAGGCGACCGGATGCATGATAGAGTAATACATGCAGGTGGCTTCTATGGCTGCAAAATGAAAGCCCAGAAATATCGTTGGCTGCTCATAGCTGTCTTGTAGCTCGATGGCGCTTTCCAGTTGTACCAGACGCTTGATTTGCGGGGCGCTGCCATACCATTGCGTGCCGCGTTCAAGATAGCTGCGTATAACGTGCCGAAAGGTCGAATGCGCCAGGGCTTGCTTCTGTTCAGCGCTTTTTTCCGGAAAGCACAGATTCAGGTTGGTTTGAAGTATGCGTTTACGCTTGCTGGGCAGCTTATATAAAAGGGAGCCTAACAATTCGCCCAAGCGCGCCACCAGCCCATAGGGCATCAGCGCAAGCGTGCGTAGCAAGCCCGCTGTCAGCAGGCTTTGAATATTTTTTTTCATGAACAGGGTACAGGTGGGCTGATGGCGCCCAGGCGGCAGGTTAATTAACCATGCTAGCACGCGGCATATGCGGTGCAGTGTTTTTTTTGGAAACCACTGCATCGAATCCTGGTTCAACGGCCTTTACCATAGGGGGAAGCAGCAGCTTTTCGTGGTCTGGGCAAGTTTCCGGTAAAATGTCCTGTTCTTTTCTTCAATTATTCATTTATATAGGTCCCTAATGCAGCCCGAGGTTGAAATTTTGTCTGGTCTGGAGCGCCGTGTTGATCTGGTCGTTTCGATCGCCGACGTAGAAAAAGAAGTCCAGACGCAACTCAAACGCGTCGCTCGTACTGCCAAAGTTCAGGGTTTTCGCCCAGGTAAAGCGCCGCTTTCCCTGATCGAGCGTAGCCATGGGCCCGGCATCCGCTACGACGTCATCAATTCCGAAGTGGGTCGGTCGCTGGACAAGGTTATTGGCGAGACCAAGCTGCGTGTGGCGGGTACGCCCAATCTTGAGCCCAAGACCGAAGGCGTAGAAGAGGGCACCATGGCTTTCTCGGCCACCTTCGAGGTCTATCCCGAAGTGCAAGTGCCTGATCTGGCTACTTTGCAAGTCAAGCGCAGCAATGTCGACGTCGGCGATGCCGAAGTGCAGCGCACCATCGATATTCTGCGCAAGCAGCGCGCCAACTACGAAGCCCGTGAAGGCCGCGCAGCGCAAGACGACGACCGCGTCACGCTTGATTTCACCGGTACCATCGATGGCGTTGCATTCGAAGGCGGTTCCGCCGAGAAATTCCCCTTTGTGCTGGGCCAGGGCCGCATGCTGCCCGAGTTCGAAACCGCCGTGCGCGGCATGAAGGCCGGCGAGTCCAAGACTTTCCCGCTGAACTTCCCCGAAGACTACGGCAGTAAAGAAGTCGCCGGTAAAACCGCCGAGTTCGCCATTACCGTTACCGAAGTGGCCGAAGGCATCATGCCCGAAGTCGACGCTGAATTCGCAAAATCGCTGGGTCAGCCTGAAGGCGACGTTGAAAAACTGTTGGCCGACGTGCGCAACAACATCGAACGTGAAGTCAAGGTGCGCGCCCAGGCTCGCAGCAAGGCCAGCGTCATGGACGCCCTGGTCGAAGCATGCTCGTTCGACGTGCCCAAGGCACTGGTCCAGAACGATGCGCAAGGCCGCGTCACCGCTGCCCGCGAAGAGCTCAAGCAGCGCGGCGTACCTAATGCCGATTCCGTGCCTATCCCCGTCGAAGCCTTCACGGCCGAGTCCGAGCGCCGTGTGCGTCTGGGCCTGCTGGTGTCCGAACTGGTGCAAGCCGCCGATCTTCAAGCCAAGCCTGAACAAGTGCGTGCCCGCATCGAAGAATTCGCACAAAACTACGAGCAGCCTGCACAAGTGGTAGCCTACTATCTGTCTGATCGTCAGCGCCGCGCCGAAATCGAAGCCATCGTGCTTGAAGACAACGTGGTCGAACACGTCTTGTCCAAGGCTCAGGTTACCGACGAAGACGTTGCTTTCGAAGAACTCATGGGGACGAACTAAATGTCACGATTTACCGATTTTTACGCCTCAATGTACGGTGGTGACTCGGTGACCCCAACGGGGTTGGGCTATGTGCCCATCGTGATCGAACAGTCGGGCCGTGGCGAGCGGTCTTACGATATCTACTCGCGCTTGCTGCGCGAGCGCGTTATTTTCTTTGTCGGCCCCGTCAACGACCACACCGCCAACCTGGTGGTGGCGCAGTTGCTGTTCCTCGAGTCCGAAAACCCCGACAAAGACATTTCGCTCTACATCAACTCGCCCGGCGGCTCGGTGTATGCAGGCATGGCCATTTACGACACCATGCAGTTCATCAAGCCTGATGTCTCTACCTTGTGCACCGGCATCGCGGCCAGCATGGG includes:
- the dapD gene encoding 2,3,4,5-tetrahydropyridine-2,6-dicarboxylate N-succinyltransferase; amino-acid sequence: MNKNLQSTIEEAWDNRADLSPISGHADVRAAVQATLAALDAGQLRVAEKISGDWVVHQWVKKAVLLSFRLEDNKVMGQGSLQFYDKVDTKFQDYDAAAFAQGGFRVVPPAVARRGAFIGKNVVLMPSYVNVGAYVDEGAMVDTWATVGSCAQIGKNVHLSGGVGIGGVLEPLQANPTIIEDNCFIGARSEIVEGVIVEENSVLAMGVFLSQSTKIYDRVTGTVTYGRVPSGSVVVPGSLPAADGSHSLACAVIVKRVDAQTRSKTSINDLLRA
- the dapC gene encoding succinyldiaminopimelate transaminase; this encodes MNPRLSALHPYPFEKLRQLLAQAGSPPAALAPISLSIGEPKHATPALISQAMQDAMAGLSVYPPTKGDALLRSTISNWIARRYDITAPDADTQVLPALGSREALFAFAQAVIDPNADAITVCPNPFYQIYEGASLLAGARPYYINAQAQLNFGYDWASVPADIWRKTQLLFVCSPGNPAGNVMSLHEWQTLFALSDEHGFVIASDECYSEIYFDEANKPLGGLQAASLLGRNDYRSLVCFSSLSKRSNVPGLRSGFVAGDARLIAQFLLYRTYHGSAMSPVVSQASIAAWNDEAHVVDNRRLYREKFDAVLPILEPVLGVSRPDASFYLWAQTPCSDTDFVRDLYGATGVTALPGSFLAREAHGVNPGANRIRLALVAPKQQCIEGAQRIADFVNARH
- a CDS encoding lipid A biosynthesis lauroyl acyltransferase, with the translated sequence MKKNIQSLLTAGLLRTLALMPYGLVARLGELLGSLLYKLPSKRKRILQTNLNLCFPEKSAEQKQALAHSTFRHVIRSYLERGTQWYGSAPQIKRLVQLESAIELQDSYEQPTIFLGFHFAAIEATCMYYSIMHPVASIYTPMSDSVTDTISRTQRARFGTEMISRHGSAREILKVLKSGKPIMLAADMDFGLRDSVFVPFFGVQACTLTAVSRLAQLSGARVVPFVAEVLPDYKGYKLNIFKPLDNFPSGDASADALHMNQFLEERIRQTPDQYYWVHRRFKRRPEGEPSVY
- the tig gene encoding trigger factor, producing MQPEVEILSGLERRVDLVVSIADVEKEVQTQLKRVARTAKVQGFRPGKAPLSLIERSHGPGIRYDVINSEVGRSLDKVIGETKLRVAGTPNLEPKTEGVEEGTMAFSATFEVYPEVQVPDLATLQVKRSNVDVGDAEVQRTIDILRKQRANYEAREGRAAQDDDRVTLDFTGTIDGVAFEGGSAEKFPFVLGQGRMLPEFETAVRGMKAGESKTFPLNFPEDYGSKEVAGKTAEFAITVTEVAEGIMPEVDAEFAKSLGQPEGDVEKLLADVRNNIEREVKVRAQARSKASVMDALVEACSFDVPKALVQNDAQGRVTAAREELKQRGVPNADSVPIPVEAFTAESERRVRLGLLVSELVQAADLQAKPEQVRARIEEFAQNYEQPAQVVAYYLSDRQRRAEIEAIVLEDNVVEHVLSKAQVTDEDVAFEELMGTN
- the clpP gene encoding ATP-dependent Clp endopeptidase proteolytic subunit ClpP; this translates as MSRFTDFYASMYGGDSVTPTGLGYVPIVIEQSGRGERSYDIYSRLLRERVIFFVGPVNDHTANLVVAQLLFLESENPDKDISLYINSPGGSVYAGMAIYDTMQFIKPDVSTLCTGIAASMGAFLLAAGAKGKRYTLPNSRIMIHQPSGGAQGQASDIQIQAREILSLRERLNTILAKNTGQPVERIAEDTERDNFMSAEDAVSYGLVDKVLVSRADEA